The segment TGTGGAACCAGCCGTGCAGGAACATCTCGATGCCCGACTCTGCCCAGCCGCGCAGTCGCGTTGCGAAGGGGCTGCCGGGCACGAGCGGCGCCGCGCCCCAATGATCCGGCACCACCAGCATCGCATAGCGGGGCGCGCCGATATGCTTCAGGAACAGCTCGGAAAGCTGGTCCACCGCACCCTCGGAACGGGGCCCGACATCATGGATCGATGCGAGCAGGCTGGGGCCTCGGGGCCCTTGGAGGCGGGTAGTTGCGGTCATTCAATCGTTCTTTGCTGCAGGTGCGAGCGATATAGACCGCCGGAACTGGGCGGCAAGCGGGCCGAATTTCGTCTTTTTTGAACGCTTGATATCTAAAGCGTTAGACGATGTGGCTGGCAGCGATCCGCAGCCAGCCTGCCATATTTTCTTGCCGGAAGCCAGCCTCGCCGCCACCGCGTCCCCCCGCTTGCGCGGGAGGCCATGCTGCTACTCCACCGTCACCGACTTGGCGAGGTTGCGCGGCTGGTCGACATCGGTGCCCTTGGCGACGGCGACATGATAGGCGAGCAGCTGCACCGGCACCGCATAGACCAGCGGGGCGATCAGCGGGTGGACCTTGGGCATGGTGATGGTGGCGATACAGCCGTCACCCGCTGCCTGGATGCCGTCATAGTCGGAGATCAGCACCACCTTGCCGCCGCGCGCCTGCACTTCCTGCATATTGCTGACGGTCTTGTCGAACAGCGGGCCCGAGGGCGCGATCACGATCACCGGCACGGCATCGTCGATCAGCGCGATCGGCCCGTGCTTCATCTCGCCGGCGGCATAGCCCTCAGCATGGATGTAGCTGATTTCCTTGAGCTTCAGCGCGCCTTCCAGCGCCAGCGGATAATCGGTGCCGCGACCGAGATACAGCACGTCGCGCGCGGCCGCGATCACCCCCGCCATCGCCTGGATCGATTCATCATAGGCAAGCGCGGCGTTGAGCGAGGCCGGAGCTTCCGCCAGATGGCGCACGATGCGACGCTCCTCGGCCTCGTCGAGCTTGCCCTTGGCAATCGCGAGATTGGCTGCCAGCGCGGCGAGCACGGCCAGCTGGCAGGTGAACGCCTTGGTCGAGGCGACGCCGATCTCCGGGCCCGCATGGGTCGGCAGCAGCAGGTCCGCCTCGCGCGCCATCGAGCTGGTGGGCACGTTGACCACGGCGGCGATCTTCTGCCCCTCGCTGCGGGCGTGGCGAAGCGCGGCGAGCGTGTCCGCCGTCTCGCCCGACTGGCTGATCACGATCATCAGCCCGCCGTCTTCCATCACCGGCGCGCGGTAGCGGAATTCGGAGGCAACATCGATGTCGACCGGCACGCGAGCGAACTGCTCGAACCAGTATTTCGCCACCATGCCGGCATAGAAGCTGGTGCCGCAGGCGACGATGGTGACGCGCTTGATCGCCGAGAGATCGAAGTCGGGGATCGGCAGCGTGATCTTCTCCTCCATGCGCTGGAGGTAGGAGCG is part of the Sphingomonas sp. genome and harbors:
- the glmS gene encoding glutamine--fructose-6-phosphate transaminase (isomerizing) is translated as MCGIVGIVGKEDVAERLFEGLKRLEYRGYDSAGIATDVDGKIERRRASGKLVNLGKELAANPLPGTTGIAHTRWATHGGPTTNNAHPHATREVALVHNGIIENFKALREELTARGRTFTSETDTEVVAHLVSEKVEAGMAPAEAVREVLPRLHGAFALAILFRQHPDLLIGARLGSPLVVGYGDGETYLGSDALALAPLTQRIAYLEEGDWVVITKDGAEIFDKDNNPVERPITISGVTGELISKGNHRHYMLKEIYEQPIVVAQTLRSYLQRMEEKITLPIPDFDLSAIKRVTIVACGTSFYAGMVAKYWFEQFARVPVDIDVASEFRYRAPVMEDGGLMIVISQSGETADTLAALRHARSEGQKIAAVVNVPTSSMAREADLLLPTHAGPEIGVASTKAFTCQLAVLAALAANLAIAKGKLDEAEERRIVRHLAEAPASLNAALAYDESIQAMAGVIAAARDVLYLGRGTDYPLALEGALKLKEISYIHAEGYAAGEMKHGPIALIDDAVPVIVIAPSGPLFDKTVSNMQEVQARGGKVVLISDYDGIQAAGDGCIATITMPKVHPLIAPLVYAVPVQLLAYHVAVAKGTDVDQPRNLAKSVTVE